The Mycolicibacterium doricum genome includes a region encoding these proteins:
- a CDS encoding biotin--[acetyl-CoA-carboxylase] ligase, with amino-acid sequence MAIESLRPPLDAAMLRQRLPAGWRDLDVVEETGSTNADLLACAAAGEEVGGRVLLTEYQSAGRGRHGRQWSAPPRSQLTMSVAVDTGGVRPDAWGWLPLLTGVAVRDAVAEVSGVEAGLKWPNDVLVGEKKLAGILAEVAAPQPVVILGIGLNVTMSDVEAPSPSATSLSLLGARHHDRNDLGIAVLRHLGERITRWRRAEGADEALDADYRRRSVTLGQEVTATLPGDRRLRGTASDIDHLGRLTIVSGGDCVTVAAGDVAHLRPRC; translated from the coding sequence ATGGCCATCGAGTCGCTCCGCCCGCCGCTCGACGCGGCAATGCTGCGCCAGCGACTCCCCGCCGGATGGCGGGATCTCGATGTCGTCGAGGAGACCGGCTCCACCAACGCCGATCTCCTGGCGTGCGCGGCAGCGGGAGAGGAGGTCGGGGGCAGGGTCCTGCTCACGGAGTATCAGAGCGCCGGTCGTGGCAGACATGGCCGGCAGTGGAGCGCTCCCCCGCGATCTCAGCTCACGATGTCGGTCGCCGTGGATACCGGTGGCGTCCGGCCCGATGCCTGGGGTTGGTTGCCACTGCTGACCGGCGTGGCGGTGCGCGACGCCGTGGCTGAGGTGTCGGGCGTGGAGGCGGGACTCAAGTGGCCGAACGACGTGCTCGTCGGCGAGAAGAAGTTGGCCGGGATCCTCGCCGAAGTGGCCGCCCCTCAGCCGGTGGTGATCCTGGGGATCGGGCTGAACGTCACGATGAGCGACGTCGAGGCGCCCAGCCCGAGCGCGACGTCGCTGTCGCTCCTCGGTGCCCGCCATCACGACCGCAATGATCTCGGCATAGCCGTCTTGCGTCATCTCGGCGAGCGGATCACCCGATGGCGCCGTGCTGAGGGCGCCGACGAGGCCCTCGACGCCGACTACCGACGCCGCAGCGTCACGCTGGGTCAGGAGGTCACCGCCACGCTGCCCGGCGACCGACGCCTGCGGGGAACGGCGAGCGACATCGACCATCTCGGCAGGCTGACCATCGTCAGTGGCGGCGACTGCGTGACGGTCGCGGCCGGTGACGTCGCACACCTGCGTCCGCGGTGTTGA
- a CDS encoding TIGR03089 family protein, with translation MCQLTVTAALLAPLLDSDPAGPSVTYYDDATGERIEVSNVTLANWAAKTGNLLRDELGAGPATRVAILLPAHWQTAAVLFGLWWIGAEALVGGASSMDGADIALCTADLIDQADAAVGTGEIAVLSLDPFGKPVADLPVGLTDYATAVRVHGDQIVPERAPGPALNGRSVDEVLAAAARAATAAGLRARDRVLSTADWATADDVVGRLLAVYTVGGSLVQVAHPDAAALERRRAMEKITRDLG, from the coding sequence GTGTGTCAACTGACTGTCACCGCCGCACTGCTGGCACCGTTGTTGGACTCCGATCCCGCCGGGCCGAGCGTCACCTATTACGACGACGCAACCGGTGAACGTATCGAGGTGTCGAACGTGACGCTGGCGAACTGGGCGGCCAAGACCGGCAACCTCCTTCGCGACGAACTCGGCGCCGGGCCTGCGACCAGGGTGGCGATCCTGTTGCCCGCACACTGGCAGACCGCCGCGGTGCTGTTCGGCCTTTGGTGGATCGGCGCCGAGGCCCTTGTGGGCGGCGCCTCCAGCATGGACGGCGCCGACATCGCGCTGTGCACGGCGGACCTCATCGACCAGGCGGACGCGGCGGTGGGTACGGGTGAGATCGCCGTGTTGTCGTTGGACCCGTTCGGCAAGCCGGTCGCCGATCTCCCGGTCGGGCTCACCGACTACGCGACGGCGGTGCGGGTCCACGGCGACCAGATCGTCCCCGAGCGCGCACCGGGCCCGGCGCTCAACGGACGGTCCGTCGACGAGGTGCTGGCCGCCGCCGCCCGAGCCGCCACCGCCGCCGGGCTCCGGGCGCGGGATCGGGTACTGTCCACCGCCGATTGGGCTACGGCCGACGACGTGGTCGGGCGCCTACTCGCGGTCTACACCGTCGGCGGATCCCTGGTGCAGGTCGCGCATCCGGATGCGGCCGCGTTGGAGCGGCGCCGCGCGATGGAGAAGATCACCCGCGACCTCGGTTGA
- a CDS encoding LCP family protein — protein MPARVLRAVAVTVALAVVLGTGVAWSRIRSFEEGINHINSPALGEGGEDGAIDVLLVGSDSRTDAHGNPLSGDELAALRAGNDVSTNTDTIILIRIPNNGQSATAISIPRDSYVQAPGMGRMKINGVYGSVHLEKLKELVEGQGMDPAEAEPLAIEDGREALIKTVANLTGVTVDHYAEIGLLGFALITDALGGVDVCLKEPVYEPLSGADFPAGWQKLNGPQALSFVRQRHDLPRGDLDRVTRQQAVMASLAHEVISSKTLSSPATLSRLEAAVQRSVVLSDGWDIMDFVDQLQKLAAGNVAFATIPVLREDGWSDDGMQSVVRVDPAAVQEWVAGLLNEQDEGKTEELAYTADKTTVEVVNATDINGLAASVSAVLSQKGFTPGTTGNYEGGAVDGSQVRAAKVDDVGAQSVSEDLGGLTVVQDGSVAPGTVRVVLADDYTGPGSGLDGTDPTLTADPVEAGATDPAAPPPPPQIITAGSDDPECVN, from the coding sequence ATGCCCGCTCGAGTCCTTCGTGCCGTCGCCGTGACGGTCGCCCTTGCCGTGGTGCTCGGGACCGGGGTGGCCTGGAGCCGGATCCGGTCGTTCGAGGAGGGCATCAACCACATCAATTCTCCGGCACTCGGCGAAGGCGGCGAGGACGGTGCGATCGACGTGCTGCTGGTGGGGTCCGACAGCCGCACCGACGCCCACGGCAACCCGCTGTCGGGCGACGAGCTGGCCGCCCTGCGCGCCGGCAACGACGTGTCCACCAACACCGACACGATCATCCTGATCCGCATCCCGAACAACGGACAGTCGGCGACGGCCATCTCGATTCCGCGCGATTCCTACGTCCAGGCGCCGGGAATGGGCAGGATGAAGATCAACGGCGTCTACGGCTCAGTGCACCTCGAGAAGCTCAAGGAACTCGTCGAGGGGCAGGGCATGGACCCGGCCGAGGCCGAACCGCTTGCGATCGAAGACGGCCGTGAGGCGTTGATCAAGACAGTCGCGAACCTGACCGGGGTCACCGTCGACCACTACGCCGAGATCGGGCTACTGGGCTTCGCACTGATCACCGACGCCCTCGGCGGTGTCGACGTCTGCCTCAAAGAACCTGTCTACGAACCCCTTTCGGGTGCGGACTTCCCGGCCGGGTGGCAGAAGCTCAATGGTCCGCAGGCGTTGAGCTTCGTGCGTCAGCGCCACGATCTGCCGCGCGGCGATCTCGACCGGGTGACCCGCCAGCAGGCGGTGATGGCATCGCTGGCCCATGAGGTGATCTCGAGCAAGACGCTGTCGAGCCCGGCCACGCTGAGCCGGCTGGAGGCGGCCGTACAGCGGTCGGTGGTGCTCTCCGACGGCTGGGACATCATGGATTTCGTCGACCAGCTGCAGAAGTTGGCTGCCGGAAACGTCGCGTTCGCCACGATTCCGGTGTTGCGTGAGGACGGCTGGAGCGACGACGGCATGCAGAGTGTGGTTCGAGTCGACCCGGCAGCGGTTCAGGAGTGGGTAGCGGGCCTGCTCAACGAACAGGACGAAGGTAAGACCGAGGAGCTCGCATACACCGCGGACAAGACCACCGTCGAGGTCGTCAACGCCACAGACATCAACGGTCTTGCCGCGTCGGTGTCGGCGGTACTGTCACAGAAGGGCTTCACCCCCGGCACGACCGGCAACTACGAGGGCGGCGCCGTCGACGGGAGTCAGGTGCGGGCCGCCAAGGTGGATGACGTTGGCGCGCAATCGGTCTCGGAGGATCTGGGTGGCCTCACCGTCGTGCAGGACGGTTCTGTGGCACCGGGCACGGTTCGGGTCGTGCTCGCCGACGACTACACCGGCCCCGGTTCCGGACTCGACGGCACGGACCCGACGCTGACCGCCGACCCGGTCGAGGCTGGGGCCACCGATCCGGCGGCGCCGCCACCGCCCCCGCAAATCATCACCGCCGGTTCCGACGATCCGGAGTGTGTCAACTGA
- the rfbD gene encoding dTDP-4-dehydrorhamnose reductase, protein MPQRLVITGAGGMVGRILAAQAHRQGREVVALTSADCDITDRDAVGALITAGDTVVNCAALTDVDRAESEPELAHTVNALGPGNLATACARVGAGLVHVSTDYVFSGDFGGASPRPYEIDDTPHPLSVYGRTKLAGERAVLDVLPHGHVVRTAWVYEGAHGTDFVAAMRRKALGTDTVDVVADQIGSPTSALDLVGALLEIADGAVRGPLLHAANDGQASRFDQARAVFETLGADPERVRPVGSDRFPRPARRPAYSALCGAASTARGLTPLRPWRKALLAALETALPGDR, encoded by the coding sequence ATGCCGCAACGTCTCGTGATCACCGGTGCCGGCGGCATGGTCGGGCGTATCCTGGCTGCTCAGGCCCACCGACAGGGACGTGAGGTGGTGGCGCTCACCTCGGCCGACTGCGACATCACCGATCGCGACGCAGTCGGGGCTCTGATCACCGCCGGTGACACGGTGGTCAACTGCGCGGCCCTCACCGACGTCGACCGCGCGGAATCCGAGCCCGAACTGGCCCATACGGTCAACGCCCTCGGCCCGGGCAACCTCGCTACCGCTTGCGCGCGTGTCGGTGCGGGCCTCGTCCACGTGTCGACGGACTACGTCTTCAGCGGCGACTTCGGCGGGGCATCGCCGCGTCCCTACGAGATCGACGACACGCCGCACCCGCTGAGCGTCTACGGGCGCACCAAACTCGCCGGAGAACGGGCGGTGCTCGACGTGCTGCCGCATGGTCACGTGGTGCGCACCGCATGGGTCTACGAGGGCGCCCACGGCACCGACTTCGTCGCCGCGATGCGTCGCAAGGCCCTCGGTACGGACACCGTCGACGTCGTGGCCGACCAGATCGGGTCGCCCACGAGCGCCCTGGACCTCGTCGGCGCGCTGCTCGAGATCGCCGACGGGGCAGTGCGCGGACCGCTGCTGCACGCCGCCAACGACGGTCAGGCCAGCCGCTTCGACCAGGCCCGCGCGGTCTTCGAGACGCTCGGCGCCGACCCAGAGCGGGTGCGGCCGGTCGGCAGCGACCGCTTCCCGCGCCCGGCGCGCCGGCCCGCGTACTCGGCGTTGTGCGGTGCGGCGTCGACGGCCCGCGGCCTGACGCCGCTCCGCCCGTGGCGTAAGGCGCTGCTCGCGGCATTGGAAACGGCGTTGCCCGGGGATCGGTGA
- a CDS encoding glycosyltransferase family 2 protein, giving the protein MSDELVVITVTYSPGPHLDRFLATLAHATDRPLSVVIADNGSTDGAPEQAVQRYPNIQLLRTGANLGYGTAINRAVASIERESARGVDPDRSEFLLVANPDVQWGPRSIDLLLEAADRWPRAGALGPLIRDPDGSVYPSARHLPSLVRGGMHAVVGPFWRSNPWTAAYRQDRAEPSERPVGWLSGSCLLLRRSAFAQIGGFDERYFMYMEDVDLGDRLGKAGWLNVYVPSAEILHDKGHSTGRDPARNLAAHHRSTYTFLSDRYPRRWQAPLRGAMKSALAVRAGLVVRKARRNQARGG; this is encoded by the coding sequence ATGAGTGACGAATTGGTCGTCATCACGGTGACGTACTCGCCCGGCCCGCACCTCGACCGGTTCCTTGCCACGCTGGCGCACGCCACCGATCGACCCCTCTCGGTCGTGATAGCCGACAACGGGTCCACCGACGGTGCGCCGGAGCAGGCGGTCCAGCGGTATCCGAACATCCAACTGCTGCGCACGGGCGCCAACCTGGGCTACGGCACCGCGATCAACCGGGCGGTCGCCTCGATCGAGCGGGAATCGGCACGCGGTGTCGACCCCGACCGGTCGGAATTCCTGCTCGTCGCCAACCCGGACGTGCAGTGGGGCCCCCGGTCGATCGATTTGCTGCTGGAGGCGGCGGATAGGTGGCCGCGGGCCGGAGCGCTGGGTCCGCTGATCCGCGATCCCGACGGCTCGGTGTATCCGTCGGCGCGCCACCTGCCCAGCCTCGTCCGCGGCGGGATGCATGCGGTGGTCGGGCCGTTCTGGCGGTCCAATCCGTGGACCGCGGCCTACCGCCAGGATCGAGCCGAGCCCAGCGAACGCCCGGTGGGCTGGTTGTCGGGGAGTTGCCTGTTGCTGCGCCGCTCGGCGTTCGCGCAGATCGGCGGATTCGACGAGCGGTACTTCATGTACATGGAGGACGTCGACCTCGGCGATCGCCTCGGTAAGGCCGGTTGGCTCAACGTCTACGTGCCGTCGGCGGAGATCCTGCACGACAAGGGGCATTCGACCGGGCGGGACCCGGCCCGCAACCTGGCCGCCCATCACCGCAGCACCTACACTTTCTTGTCTGATCGGTACCCGCGCCGGTGGCAGGCGCCGCTGCGGGGAGCCATGAAGAGTGCACTGGCGGTGCGAGCAGGTCTGGTGGTGCGCAAAGCTCGGCGAAATCAGGCCAGAGGGGGGTAG
- a CDS encoding mannose-1-phosphate guanylyltransferase: MVNPAQVDAVVLVGGQGTRLRPLTLSAPKPMLPTAGLAFLTHLLSRIAAAGIEHVVLGTSYKADVFETEFGDGSKLGLQIEYVFESEPLGTGGAIANVADKLRYDTAMVFNGDVLSGCDLRALLDSHLSKGADVTLHLVRVGDPRAFGCVPTDADGVVTAFLEKTQDPPTDQINAGCYVFKRSVIDRIPRDRAVSVEREVFPGLLSDGLRVCGYVDATYWRDMGTPEDFVRGSADLVRGIAPSPALPGHRGESLVHDGASVAPGALLIGGTVVGRGAEIKAARLDGAVIFDGVDVGAGAVIERSIIGFGARIGPRALIRDAVIGDGADIGARCELLRGARVWPGVVIPDGGIRYSTDV; the protein is encoded by the coding sequence ATGGTGAATCCGGCGCAGGTCGACGCCGTCGTACTGGTGGGTGGGCAGGGCACCCGCCTGCGCCCGCTGACGCTGTCGGCGCCCAAACCGATGCTCCCGACGGCCGGGTTGGCGTTCCTCACCCACCTGCTGTCCCGCATCGCCGCGGCAGGCATCGAACACGTGGTGCTCGGGACGTCGTACAAGGCGGACGTCTTCGAGACCGAGTTCGGCGACGGTTCGAAGCTGGGCCTGCAGATTGAGTACGTGTTCGAGTCAGAGCCGCTGGGCACCGGCGGCGCGATCGCCAACGTGGCCGACAAACTGCGTTACGACACCGCGATGGTGTTCAACGGCGACGTGCTGTCCGGATGCGACCTGCGCGCTCTGCTGGACAGTCATTTGAGCAAGGGCGCCGACGTCACCCTGCACCTGGTCCGGGTCGGCGACCCACGCGCGTTCGGATGCGTGCCGACCGACGCCGACGGCGTGGTGACCGCGTTCCTGGAGAAGACGCAGGATCCGCCGACCGACCAGATCAACGCGGGCTGCTATGTGTTCAAACGCTCGGTGATCGACCGCATCCCGCGAGACCGCGCCGTCTCGGTCGAACGGGAGGTCTTCCCCGGCCTGTTGTCGGACGGGCTGCGCGTGTGCGGTTATGTCGACGCGACGTACTGGCGCGACATGGGGACCCCCGAGGACTTCGTGCGGGGCTCAGCAGATCTGGTTCGCGGCATCGCGCCGTCGCCGGCGCTGCCGGGCCACCGCGGTGAGTCACTGGTCCACGACGGTGCGTCGGTGGCGCCGGGTGCGCTGCTGATCGGCGGCACCGTGGTGGGCCGCGGCGCAGAGATCAAGGCGGCTCGCCTCGACGGGGCGGTGATCTTCGACGGCGTGGACGTCGGGGCCGGTGCGGTGATCGAACGGTCCATCATCGGCTTCGGCGCGCGGATCGGTCCGCGGGCCCTCATCCGCGACGCCGTGATCGGCGACGGCGCCGACATCGGCGCGCGGTGCGAGTTGTTGCGCGGGGCCCGGGTGTGGCCGGGAGTGGTGATCCCCGACGGCGGGATCCGCTACTCGACCGACGTCTGA
- a CDS encoding NUDIX hydrolase translates to MSLHGSAVRILTEWVAPDPAQDSLRHAVLAFLAARPDGCLRACVPGHVTASALVLDHTGSHAVLTLHPRFGRWLQVGGHCEADDQDVAAAALREATEESGVEGLVIDAQLAAVHVHPVTCSLGVPTRHLDLQFLVRAPEGAQLARSEESLDLRWWPLDALPADTDFGLAQLAAQARRRGQTSVE, encoded by the coding sequence GTGAGCCTGCATGGGTCCGCGGTACGCATCTTGACCGAATGGGTCGCTCCCGACCCAGCACAGGATTCCCTGCGCCACGCCGTGCTGGCGTTCCTCGCCGCCCGCCCCGACGGCTGCCTGCGCGCCTGCGTGCCCGGCCATGTCACCGCGTCGGCGCTGGTGCTGGACCACACCGGCAGCCACGCGGTGCTCACCCTGCACCCGCGCTTCGGCCGCTGGCTTCAGGTGGGGGGGCACTGCGAAGCCGACGACCAGGACGTCGCCGCCGCCGCACTCCGCGAAGCCACCGAGGAATCCGGCGTCGAGGGGCTGGTGATCGATGCACAGCTCGCGGCCGTGCACGTGCACCCGGTGACCTGCTCGCTGGGCGTGCCCACCCGTCATCTCGACCTGCAGTTCCTGGTGCGCGCGCCGGAGGGTGCACAACTCGCCCGCTCGGAGGAGTCCCTGGATCTGCGGTGGTGGCCGCTCGACGCGCTGCCGGCGGACACGGATTTCGGACTGGCGCAGTTGGCCGCGCAGGCACGAAGGCGGGGTCAGACGTCGGTCGAGTAG
- a CDS encoding coenzyme F420-0:L-glutamate ligase, producing the protein MTENGGSSAGTEHGSATVVELLPVPGLPEFRPGDDLAAALAAAAPWLRDGDVVVVTSKVVSKCEGRIVAAPEAPEERDALRRRLIDAEAVRVLARKGRTLITENAIGIIQAAAGVDGSNVDTTELALLPVDPDGSAARLRTGLAERLGVTVGIVITDTMGRAWRNGQVDAAIGAAGLSVLHGYAGARDPHGNELQVTEVAVADEIAAAADLVKGKLTGIPVAVVRGLTLTDNGSTARDLLRPGEDDLFWLGTAEAIARGRAEAQLLRRSVRRFSADPVAPEIVEDAVAEALTAPAPHHTRPVRFVWVTDPAVRTRLLDRMKDRWRDDLLADGRAVAAVERRLSRGEILYDAPELVIPFLVPDGAHEYPDAARTAAEHTMFTVAVGAAVQAFLVALAVREVGSCWIGSTIFAADVVREELELPAEWEPMGAVAVGYPAEPHGPREPVSPDGLLVRR; encoded by the coding sequence GTGACCGAAAACGGCGGTTCCTCCGCGGGCACCGAACACGGCTCAGCCACGGTGGTCGAACTCCTGCCGGTGCCCGGGTTGCCGGAGTTCCGGCCCGGCGACGACCTGGCCGCCGCACTGGCGGCCGCCGCACCGTGGCTGCGCGACGGCGATGTCGTGGTGGTCACCAGCAAGGTGGTGTCCAAGTGCGAGGGCCGCATCGTCGCCGCACCGGAGGCACCTGAAGAGCGAGACGCGTTGCGCCGCAGACTGATCGACGCCGAAGCCGTGCGGGTCCTCGCCCGGAAGGGACGCACCTTGATCACGGAGAACGCCATCGGCATCATCCAGGCGGCCGCCGGGGTCGACGGTTCCAACGTCGACACCACCGAACTCGCCCTGCTGCCGGTCGATCCCGACGGGAGCGCCGCGCGCCTACGGACCGGCCTCGCCGAACGACTCGGCGTCACGGTCGGCATCGTGATCACCGACACGATGGGTAGGGCCTGGCGCAACGGTCAGGTCGATGCCGCGATCGGCGCTGCCGGCCTGAGCGTGCTGCACGGATACGCCGGCGCCCGCGACCCGCACGGCAACGAGCTTCAGGTCACCGAAGTCGCCGTCGCCGACGAGATCGCCGCCGCCGCGGACCTGGTCAAGGGCAAGCTCACCGGCATCCCCGTCGCCGTGGTGCGCGGACTGACGTTGACCGACAACGGATCGACGGCGCGCGATCTGCTGCGCCCCGGCGAGGACGACCTGTTCTGGCTGGGCACGGCGGAGGCGATCGCCCGGGGCCGCGCCGAGGCTCAACTGCTGCGCCGCTCGGTACGGCGCTTCAGCGCCGATCCGGTGGCACCTGAGATCGTCGAGGACGCCGTCGCCGAAGCGCTCACCGCTCCCGCGCCGCACCACACCAGGCCAGTCCGCTTTGTCTGGGTGACCGATCCCGCCGTCCGCACCCGGCTGCTCGACCGGATGAAAGACCGCTGGCGCGATGACCTGCTGGCCGATGGCCGGGCCGTAGCCGCCGTCGAACGCCGCCTGAGTCGCGGCGAAATCCTCTACGATGCACCCGAACTCGTCATCCCGTTCCTGGTACCCGACGGTGCGCACGAGTATCCGGACGCGGCCCGAACCGCGGCCGAGCACACCATGTTCACCGTGGCGGTGGGGGCCGCCGTCCAGGCATTCCTCGTCGCACTGGCGGTGCGGGAGGTGGGCAGTTGCTGGATCGGCTCGACGATCTTCGCCGCCGATGTGGTGCGTGAGGAACTGGAGCTGCCCGCGGAATGGGAGCCGATGGGCGCCGTCGCGGTCGGCTATCCCGCCGAACCGCACGGCCCGCGGGAGCCGGTGTCGCCCGACGGACTTCTGGTGCGCCGGTGA
- the cofD gene encoding 2-phospho-L-lactate transferase: MKVTVLVGGVGGARFLLGVQHLLGLGQFARDGEPDSDGHELTAVVNVGDDTWMFGVRICPDLDTCMYTLGGGIDPDRGWGHRDETWHAKEELAAYGVQPDWFGLGDRDLATHLVRSQMLRAGYPLSQVTEALCDRWKPGARLLPASDDRSETHVVITDPDTGERRAIHFQEWWVRYRAKVPTHSFAVVGADKATTAPGVTAAIADADVVLVAPSNPVVSIGSILSTPGIRGALRSTPAKIIGYSPIVAGKPLRGMADECLSVIGVASTSEAVGRHYGARSGTGILDAWLVHEGDSAQIDGVEVAEVPLLMMDPATTAEMVRAGIRLAGVPL; the protein is encoded by the coding sequence GTGAAGGTGACGGTTCTGGTCGGCGGCGTCGGGGGGGCACGCTTTCTGCTCGGCGTGCAGCACCTGCTCGGTCTGGGCCAGTTCGCCCGGGACGGCGAACCGGACTCCGATGGCCACGAGTTGACCGCAGTGGTCAACGTCGGTGACGACACCTGGATGTTCGGGGTGCGGATCTGCCCGGACCTCGACACGTGCATGTACACCCTGGGCGGCGGTATCGACCCCGACCGCGGATGGGGGCACCGCGACGAAACCTGGCATGCCAAGGAGGAACTCGCCGCCTACGGCGTCCAGCCGGACTGGTTCGGACTCGGCGACCGCGACCTGGCCACCCATTTGGTGCGCAGCCAGATGCTGCGCGCAGGATATCCGCTGTCACAGGTCACCGAGGCGTTGTGCGACCGATGGAAACCCGGTGCCCGCCTGCTGCCCGCCAGCGACGACCGCAGCGAAACGCATGTGGTGATCACCGACCCGGACACCGGTGAGCGCCGTGCCATCCACTTCCAGGAGTGGTGGGTCCGATACCGCGCGAAGGTCCCCACCCACAGCTTCGCCGTCGTCGGCGCCGACAAGGCCACCACCGCCCCCGGCGTCACCGCGGCCATCGCCGACGCGGACGTCGTGCTGGTGGCCCCGTCCAACCCGGTGGTCAGCATCGGCTCCATCCTCTCCACCCCCGGCATCCGCGGCGCCCTCCGGTCGACACCGGCCAAGATCATCGGCTACTCGCCGATCGTCGCCGGAAAACCGTTGCGTGGCATGGCCGATGAGTGCCTGTCCGTGATCGGCGTCGCATCCACCTCCGAAGCGGTAGGCCGCCACTACGGCGCCCGGTCCGGCACCGGGATCCTCGATGCATGGCTCGTGCACGAGGGTGACAGCGCGCAGATCGACGGCGTGGAGGTCGCCGAGGTGCCGCTGTTGATGATGGACCCAGCCACCACCGCCGAGATGGTCCGCGCCGGCATCCGATTGGCCGGGGTGCCGCTGTGA
- a CDS encoding WhiB family transcriptional regulator, which translates to MGAIGRPQLSLVPEHVDTEPEDADDLWQERALCAQTDPEAFFPEKGGSTREAKRICHGCEVRDECLDYALAHDERFGIWGGLSERERRRLKRGII; encoded by the coding sequence ATGGGGGCCATCGGTCGGCCTCAGCTGAGTCTGGTTCCGGAACACGTCGACACCGAGCCGGAGGACGCCGACGATCTATGGCAGGAGCGCGCGCTGTGCGCTCAGACCGATCCCGAGGCGTTCTTCCCCGAGAAGGGTGGGTCGACTCGCGAGGCCAAGCGGATCTGCCACGGCTGCGAGGTCCGGGACGAGTGCCTGGACTACGCGCTGGCCCACGACGAGCGCTTCGGAATCTGGGGCGGGCTCTCCGAGCGCGAGCGCCGTCGCCTCAAACGCGGCATCATCTGA
- a CDS encoding metallopeptidase family protein yields MRGPLLPPTVPGWRSRAERFDMAVLEAYEPIERRWQDRVSGLDVAVDEIPRMAPKDPENVQWPPEVVGDGPVALARLIPAGVDVRGNSTRARIVLFRKPIERRAKDSDELAELLHEVLVAQVATYLGVEPSVIDPTIDDE; encoded by the coding sequence ATGCGCGGCCCGCTGCTGCCGCCGACGGTGCCTGGGTGGCGCAGCCGAGCCGAGCGGTTCGACATGGCGGTGCTGGAGGCATACGAGCCGATCGAGCGGCGGTGGCAGGACCGGGTGTCCGGATTGGACGTCGCGGTCGACGAGATCCCGCGCATGGCGCCGAAGGATCCCGAGAATGTGCAGTGGCCGCCCGAAGTGGTGGGCGATGGGCCGGTAGCACTGGCCCGGTTGATACCGGCCGGCGTCGATGTCCGCGGCAACTCCACGCGGGCGCGGATCGTCTTGTTCAGGAAGCCGATCGAGCGTCGGGCCAAGGACTCCGACGAACTCGCCGAGCTGTTGCATGAGGTGCTCGTGGCTCAGGTGGCCACATATCTGGGGGTCGAACCCTCCGTCATCGACCCGACGATCGACGACGAGTAA